From one Flavobacteriales bacterium genomic stretch:
- the gyrB gene encoding DNA topoisomerase (ATP-hydrolyzing) subunit B, which translates to MSEKKKAAASYSADSIQVLEGLEAVRKRPAMYIGDVGVKGLHHLVYEVVDNSIDEALAGHCDTVEVTITPQNGIRVKDNGRGIPVDMHAKEGRSALEVVMTVLHAGGKFDKDSYKVSGGLHGVGVSCVNALSTLLRAEVHRDGKKYEQEYSEGKPQYAVREIGTTDYRGTIVTFQPDLSIFQVGEYNFDTLAARLRELAFLNKGIRLRLTDERRTGADGSFVSEEYYSDLGLVEFVKYLDGTRMPLIEDVIYMEGEKQGIPVEIAMVYNDSYNENLHSYVNNINTHEGGTHLAGFRRGLTRTLKKYADNSGATQKLKFEISGDDFREGLTAVISVKVQEPQFEGQTKTKLGNNEVMGAVDIAVSEMLENYLEEHPRDAKQIVEKVILAATARHAARKARELVQRKGAFSGGGLPGKLADCQSKDAGASELFLVEGDSAGGTAKQGRNREFQAILPLRGKILNVEKAMQHKILDNEEIRNIYTALGVHIGTEEDSKALNMTKLRYHKIVIMCDADVDGSHIQTLIMTFFFRHMQALIEGGHLYIATPPLYQVKKGKEQVYCWNENERDAVIEAMKRGNKDASVHVQRYKGLGEMNAEQLWETTMDPTRRTLRQVTIENGAEADRVFSMLMGDEVPPRREFIEKNAIYAKLDV; encoded by the coding sequence ATGAGCGAGAAGAAGAAGGCGGCGGCGAGCTATTCAGCCGACAGCATACAGGTATTGGAAGGCCTCGAAGCGGTGCGTAAGCGCCCGGCCATGTACATCGGCGATGTGGGCGTGAAGGGCCTTCACCACTTGGTGTACGAGGTGGTCGATAACAGCATCGACGAGGCGCTGGCCGGCCACTGCGACACCGTGGAGGTGACCATCACCCCCCAGAACGGGATCCGCGTGAAGGATAACGGCCGCGGCATCCCGGTGGACATGCACGCCAAGGAGGGTCGTAGTGCTTTGGAGGTGGTGATGACCGTGCTGCACGCCGGAGGCAAATTCGACAAGGACAGCTACAAGGTCTCCGGCGGCCTGCACGGCGTGGGCGTGAGCTGCGTGAACGCGCTCAGCACCCTGTTGCGGGCCGAGGTGCACCGTGACGGCAAGAAGTACGAGCAGGAGTACAGCGAGGGCAAGCCCCAATACGCCGTGCGCGAGATCGGCACCACCGACTACCGTGGCACCATCGTCACTTTCCAGCCCGACCTGAGCATCTTCCAGGTGGGCGAGTACAACTTCGACACCCTTGCCGCACGCCTGCGCGAGCTCGCCTTCCTCAACAAGGGCATCCGCCTCAGGCTCACCGACGAGCGCCGCACCGGCGCCGACGGCAGCTTCGTGAGCGAAGAGTACTACAGTGACCTTGGCCTGGTGGAGTTCGTGAAGTACCTCGATGGCACGCGCATGCCGCTGATCGAGGATGTGATCTACATGGAGGGCGAGAAGCAGGGCATCCCGGTGGAGATCGCCATGGTGTACAATGACAGCTATAACGAGAACCTGCACTCGTACGTGAACAACATCAACACGCACGAAGGCGGAACGCACCTGGCCGGTTTCCGGCGCGGCCTCACCCGTACGCTGAAGAAGTACGCCGACAACAGCGGCGCCACGCAGAAGCTCAAGTTCGAGATAAGCGGCGACGACTTCCGCGAGGGGCTCACCGCCGTGATCAGCGTGAAGGTGCAGGAGCCCCAGTTCGAGGGGCAGACCAAGACCAAGCTGGGCAACAATGAGGTGATGGGCGCAGTGGACATCGCCGTGAGCGAGATGCTCGAGAATTACCTCGAGGAGCACCCGCGCGACGCCAAGCAGATCGTGGAGAAGGTGATCCTGGCCGCCACCGCGCGCCATGCCGCACGCAAGGCGCGCGAACTGGTGCAGCGCAAGGGTGCCTTCAGCGGCGGCGGCCTGCCCGGCAAGCTGGCCGATTGCCAGAGCAAGGATGCCGGCGCCAGTGAGCTCTTCCTGGTGGAGGGCGATTCAGCGGGCGGCACCGCCAAGCAGGGCCGCAACCGCGAGTTCCAGGCCATCCTGCCCCTGCGCGGCAAGATCCTCAATGTGGAGAAGGCCATGCAGCACAAGATCCTCGACAACGAGGAGATCCGGAACATCTACACCGCGCTCGGCGTGCACATCGGCACCGAAGAGGACAGCAAGGCGCTGAACATGACCAAATTGCGCTACCACAAGATCGTGATCATGTGCGACGCGGACGTGGACGGCAGCCACATCCAGACGCTGATCATGACCTTCTTCTTCCGTCACATGCAGGCGCTGATCGAAGGCGGCCACCTCTACATCGCCACCCCGCCGCTCTATCAGGTGAAGAAGGGCAAGGAGCAGGTGTACTGCTGGAATGAGAATGAGCGCGATGCGGTGATCGAGGCCATGAAGCGCGGCAACAAGGACGCCAGCGTGCATGTGCAGCGCTACAAGGGCCTGGGTGAGATGAACGCCGAGCAGCTATGGGAGACCACCATGGACCCCACGCGCCGGACCCTTCGTCAGGTGACCATCGAGAACGGCGCCGAGGCCGACCGCGTCTTCAGCATGCTCATGGGCGATGAAGTGCCTCCCCGCCGCGAGTTCATCGAGAAGAACGCGATCTACGCGAAGCTGGACGTGTAG